A DNA window from Prochlorococcus marinus str. GP2 contains the following coding sequences:
- a CDS encoding gluconeogenesis factor YvcK family protein: MNNRKKRVRRYYKNFKKTNFALLNKILRILSWLLPGLVIKRWMFTSALGFLTTLLGLAIWTNLRPLYWLIEIFFSVITGLTNIFPVSFIGPLIFVIGILLIGIGQNRSINSIQKALVPEKDTFLVDALRVKSKLNRGPNIVAIGGGTGLSTLLKGLKNYSSNITAIVTVSDDGGSSGILRKQLGVQPPGDIRNCLAALSNEEPTLTRLFQYRFSGGSGLEGHSFGNLFLSALTTITGSLEKAVQASSKVLAVQGQVLPATNIDVMLWAELEDGEKIFGETKISKSKKIISRIGYLPENPSALPSAIESIKEADLIVLGPGSLYTSLLPNLLVPEIVDALLQSNAPKIYISNLMTQPGETDGLDVYQHIKAIEKQLSNFGVNTRIFNSILSQIAFEKSPLVDYYESRGAEPVQCNKEKLLSEGYYVLQAPLYSKRITPTLRHDPRRLARAVMFIYRKLKKLN; this comes from the coding sequence ATGAATAATCGTAAAAAAAGGGTAAGAAGGTACTATAAAAATTTTAAAAAGACTAATTTTGCCTTGTTAAACAAAATCTTAAGAATTTTGAGTTGGCTTTTGCCAGGATTGGTAATAAAAAGATGGATGTTTACATCTGCTTTAGGTTTTTTGACAACATTATTAGGCTTGGCAATTTGGACAAATTTAAGACCGCTCTATTGGCTTATTGAAATCTTTTTTTCTGTAATCACCGGTTTAACTAATATTTTTCCTGTTTCATTCATAGGACCATTAATTTTTGTTATTGGAATATTATTAATAGGGATTGGACAAAATAGAAGTATTAATTCTATTCAAAAAGCGCTTGTTCCAGAAAAAGATACATTTTTAGTTGATGCATTAAGAGTTAAAAGTAAATTAAACAGAGGCCCAAATATTGTTGCAATTGGGGGCGGTACAGGCTTATCTACTTTATTGAAAGGCTTAAAAAATTACAGTAGTAATATTACAGCAATCGTAACTGTATCCGATGATGGTGGAAGTAGTGGAATTCTCAGAAAACAATTAGGTGTACAACCTCCAGGAGATATTAGAAATTGTTTGGCAGCCTTATCAAACGAAGAACCTACTTTAACTAGATTATTTCAGTACAGATTTTCAGGGGGAAGTGGGCTGGAAGGTCATAGTTTTGGAAATCTCTTCTTGTCTGCTTTAACAACAATTACAGGCAGTTTAGAAAAAGCAGTTCAAGCCTCTAGTAAGGTTTTGGCGGTCCAAGGTCAAGTTTTACCTGCAACAAATATTGATGTGATGTTATGGGCCGAATTAGAAGATGGTGAAAAAATTTTTGGTGAAACCAAGATCAGTAAATCTAAAAAAATTATTTCGAGGATTGGTTACCTACCAGAAAATCCTTCAGCTCTTCCAAGTGCTATTGAATCTATAAAAGAAGCTGATTTAATTGTTCTTGGCCCAGGTAGTCTATACACTTCTTTATTGCCTAATCTTTTAGTACCAGAGATAGTAGATGCCTTGTTGCAGAGTAATGCTCCTAAAATTTACATAAGTAATTTGATGACTCAACCTGGAGAAACAGATGGACTTGATGTCTATCAACATATCAAAGCGATAGAAAAACAATTATCAAATTTTGGAGTTAATACTCGAATTTTTAACTCAATCTTATCTCAGATTGCATTTGAAAAGTCTCCATTAGTAGACTATTACGAGAGTAGAGGGGCAGAGCCTGTCCAATGTAATAAAGAAAAATTATTATCGGAAGGTTACTATGTTTTGCAAGCACCATTGTATTCAAAAAGAATAACTCCAACTCTTAGACATGACCCAAGGAGACTAGCAAGAGCAGTTATGTTTATTTACCGCAAATTAAAAAAATTAAACTAA
- a CDS encoding NAD(P)H-quinone oxidoreductase subunit J encodes MEKDGIATPSDSAIEKEGFISQSLSKDGIPNQSLPDDHIGIENISVEPKKLYEAVSALRNYGFNYLQCQGGYDEGPGKNLVSFYHFITVDDLQKIEKIKEVRLKVFLKRDSDLSIPSLYKIFKGSDWQERETFDMYGINFIDHPNPKRLLMPEDWRGWPLRKDYIQPDFYELQDAY; translated from the coding sequence ATGGAAAAAGACGGTATAGCCACACCCTCAGATAGTGCAATAGAAAAAGAAGGGTTTATAAGCCAGTCTTTGTCTAAAGATGGAATTCCAAATCAATCTTTACCTGATGATCACATAGGAATTGAAAACATTTCTGTTGAACCTAAAAAATTATATGAAGCAGTATCAGCCTTGAGAAATTACGGTTTCAACTATCTCCAATGTCAAGGAGGATATGACGAGGGACCAGGCAAAAATCTTGTAAGTTTTTACCATTTTATAACTGTCGATGATTTACAAAAAATCGAAAAAATTAAAGAAGTCAGATTAAAAGTTTTCTTAAAAAGAGATTCTGATTTATCAATACCTAGTTTGTATAAAATTTTCAAAGGAAGTGATTGGCAAGAAAGAGAAACTTTTGATATGTATGGAATAAATTTTATTGATCATCCCAATCCCAAAAGACTATTAATGCCTGAAGATTGGAGAGGATGGCCATTAAGAAAAGATTATATTCAGCCAGATTTCTATGAACTTCAAGATGCTTATTAG
- a CDS encoding NADH dehydrogenase subunit K, with translation MNPQLSPKAIREIREGTCNPLGAPQVTTDLSENIILTSLDDLHNWARLSSLWPLLYGTACCFIEFAALIGSRFDFDRFGLVPRSSPRQADLLIVAGTVTMKMAPALVRLYEQMPEPKYVIAMGACTITGGMFSADSTTAVRGVDKLIPVDLYLPGCPPRPEAIFDAVIKLRKKVGNESILERTKTEQTHRYITYDHEMNLVFSENTGEYLNKTSANVISPSKKEKITELPQNTKKNEVIYSEED, from the coding sequence TTGAATCCACAATTATCGCCAAAAGCAATAAGAGAAATCCGAGAAGGAACTTGCAATCCTCTTGGTGCACCCCAAGTTACTACAGATTTAAGCGAAAATATTATATTGACAAGCTTAGACGATCTTCATAATTGGGCTAGATTAAGCAGCCTATGGCCCCTCTTATATGGAACAGCTTGTTGTTTTATAGAATTTGCTGCCTTAATCGGATCTAGATTTGATTTTGATAGATTCGGATTAGTACCAAGGAGCTCGCCAAGGCAAGCCGATTTACTAATAGTTGCAGGAACAGTAACAATGAAAATGGCTCCAGCCCTAGTAAGACTTTATGAACAAATGCCTGAACCAAAATATGTGATTGCCATGGGTGCCTGTACAATCACAGGGGGAATGTTCAGTGCAGATTCTACTACTGCTGTAAGAGGAGTTGATAAATTGATTCCAGTTGATTTATACCTTCCAGGATGTCCACCAAGACCAGAAGCAATTTTTGATGCTGTAATTAAATTGAGAAAAAAAGTTGGGAATGAATCAATTTTAGAGCGCACAAAAACAGAGCAAACTCATAGATACATAACATATGATCATGAAATGAATCTTGTTTTCTCAGAAAATACAGGTGAATATCTAAACAAAACTTCAGCTAACGTAATATCCCCCTCCAAGAAAGAAAAAATAACTGAATTACCTCAAAATACCAAAAAAAATGAAGTTATTTATTCTGAAGAAGATTAA
- a CDS encoding NAD(P)H-quinone oxidoreductase subunit 3, producing MFLLTGYEYFLGFLLIAAAVPVLALVTNLIVAPKGRSGERKLTYESGMEPIGGAWIQFNIRYYMFALVFVIFDVETVFLYPWAVAFNRLGLLAFIEALIFIAILVIALAYAWRKGALEWS from the coding sequence ATGTTTTTACTAACTGGTTATGAATATTTTTTAGGTTTCCTCCTGATTGCCGCAGCTGTACCAGTCTTGGCTCTAGTTACTAATCTTATCGTTGCCCCAAAAGGCAGAAGTGGGGAAAGAAAACTCACATATGAATCTGGAATGGAGCCTATAGGAGGAGCATGGATTCAATTTAATATTCGCTATTACATGTTTGCCTTGGTTTTCGTTATATTTGATGTTGAGACAGTATTCCTTTATCCTTGGGCTGTTGCCTTCAATAGATTAGGCTTATTAGCTTTTATTGAGGCTTTAATTTTCATTGCAATTCTTGTTATTGCTCTGGCATACGCATGGAGAAAAGGTGCTTTAGAATGGAGTTAA
- a CDS encoding rubredoxin: MSENIQPASEENKIVEDFEKEKLSENSSRINVEQSFPNLEHNRFECRSCGYIYDPSEGNKKLNIAKNTPFSELDGNTFACPVCRAGKNFYKDIGPKSKPSGFEENLVYGFGFNSLPPGQKNILIFGGLAFAAAMFLSLYSLH; encoded by the coding sequence GTGAGTGAAAACATTCAACCAGCCTCTGAGGAAAACAAAATAGTTGAGGACTTTGAGAAAGAAAAACTTTCTGAAAACTCCTCAAGAATAAATGTTGAACAATCTTTTCCTAATCTAGAACATAATAGATTTGAATGTAGAAGCTGTGGATACATTTATGATCCGTCTGAAGGAAATAAGAAACTAAACATAGCTAAAAATACGCCTTTTTCAGAGTTGGATGGGAATACTTTTGCCTGCCCTGTTTGTCGAGCCGGTAAAAATTTTTATAAGGATATAGGTCCTAAATCTAAACCTAGTGGTTTTGAAGAGAATTTAGTTTATGGATTTGGATTTAATAGTTTACCTCCAGGACAAAAAAATATATTGATTTTTGGAGGGTTGGCGTTTGCTGCTGCTATGTTCCTTTCTTTGTACTCTTTGCATTAA
- a CDS encoding photosynthesis system II assembly factor Ycf48, producing the protein MKNFLTSIPNLLLSVVLCFVLSSCSSTGVKMSESSPWKTIQFEDQANALDVDFIDDNHGFLVGSNRLIKESNDGGETWEKRNLDLPSEENFRLLDIDFKGEEGWLIGQPSLVMHTLDAGKNWTRLSLGNKLPGQPFLITTVDAGVAELATTAGAIYETSDSGESWNAKVVDASGSGGVRDLRRTNKGDYVSVSSLGNFFSTLENDSDAWIAHQRASSKRVQSIGFNPEGSLWMLSRGAEIRFNEDTNDLENWSKPIIPILNGYNYLDMGWDPNGDIWAGGGNGTLIVSKDQGKTWNKDPIASELPTNFIKIVFIDKEALDNQKGFVLGERGYILKWSS; encoded by the coding sequence ATGAAAAATTTTTTAACCAGTATTCCTAATCTTCTTTTATCTGTAGTTCTCTGTTTTGTTTTAAGCAGTTGTTCATCTACAGGTGTCAAGATGAGTGAAAGCAGCCCTTGGAAAACAATTCAGTTTGAGGATCAGGCTAATGCTTTAGATGTTGATTTTATAGATGATAATCATGGTTTTTTAGTTGGTTCTAATAGACTTATTAAGGAATCTAATGATGGAGGAGAAACTTGGGAAAAAAGAAATTTAGATTTACCAAGTGAAGAGAACTTTCGTCTTCTAGATATAGATTTTAAAGGGGAAGAGGGATGGTTAATAGGTCAACCCTCATTAGTTATGCATACACTTGACGCAGGAAAGAATTGGACACGTTTATCTTTAGGTAACAAATTACCAGGCCAACCATTCCTAATAACAACTGTTGATGCTGGTGTTGCAGAATTGGCTACCACTGCAGGTGCTATTTATGAAACATCAGATAGTGGTGAATCATGGAATGCAAAAGTTGTAGATGCATCTGGTTCTGGAGGTGTAAGAGATTTAAGAAGAACTAATAAAGGAGATTATGTCAGTGTAAGTAGTCTAGGTAATTTCTTTTCTACTTTGGAAAATGATAGCGATGCATGGATAGCTCATCAAAGAGCCAGTAGTAAAAGAGTTCAAAGTATAGGTTTTAATCCAGAAGGAAGTTTATGGATGCTTTCTAGAGGAGCAGAAATTAGATTTAATGAAGATACAAATGATCTAGAAAATTGGTCAAAGCCAATTATACCAATTCTTAATGGATACAATTATCTAGACATGGGATGGGATCCAAATGGTGATATATGGGCTGGCGGGGGTAATGGGACTTTAATAGTAAGTAAAGATCAAGGTAAAACTTGGAATAAAGATCCTATTGCTTCTGAATTACCAACAAACTTTATTAAAATAGTTTTTATTGATAAGGAGGCTTTGGACAATCAAAAAGGATTTGTTCTTGGCGAGCGAGGTTATATCCTTAAATGGAGTAGCTAA
- the psbE gene encoding cytochrome b559 subunit alpha — protein sequence MAAGSTGERPFFEIITSIRYWIIHAVTLPAIFIAGFLFVYTGLAYDAFGTPRPDSYFQSSESKAPVVTQRYEAKSQLDLRTK from the coding sequence ATGGCCGCAGGTTCAACGGGTGAACGCCCATTCTTTGAAATAATCACCAGTATTAGATACTGGATTATTCACGCAGTAACATTACCAGCTATCTTTATAGCAGGCTTCTTATTTGTATATACAGGCTTAGCCTACGATGCTTTCGGAACTCCTCGTCCAGATAGTTATTTCCAATCATCTGAATCTAAAGCACCTGTCGTAACACAAAGATATGAAGCTAAATCTCAACTAGATTTAAGAACAAAATAA
- the psbF gene encoding cytochrome b559 subunit beta, with product MTNSQAPMQAAEVRVYPIFTVRWLAVHALAIPSVFFLGSIAAMQFVAR from the coding sequence ATGACTAATTCTCAAGCTCCAATGCAGGCTGCGGAAGTCCGCGTTTATCCTATTTTTACTGTTCGTTGGCTAGCAGTTCACGCTCTAGCTATCCCATCAGTCTTCTTTCTAGGTTCTATTGCTGCTATGCAATTCGTAGCCCGATAA
- a CDS encoding photosystem II reaction center protein L encodes MQVNENPNKVPVELNRTSLYLGLLSVFVLGILFSSYFFN; translated from the coding sequence ATGCAAGTAAACGAAAATCCTAACAAAGTTCCAGTTGAACTTAATCGTACAAGCCTTTATTTAGGCTTACTATCAGTCTTTGTATTGGGAATTTTATTTTCCAGTTACTTTTTCAATTAA
- a CDS encoding photosystem II reaction center protein J: protein MSKLKGPDGRIPDRLPDGRPAVAWERRWTEGTLPLWLVATAGGIAVIFVLGIFFYGSYQGVGAGG, encoded by the coding sequence ATGAGTAAATTAAAAGGACCTGATGGAAGAATTCCAGATAGACTTCCCGACGGTAGACCAGCAGTTGCATGGGAAAGAAGATGGACAGAAGGAACCCTTCCTTTATGGCTTGTTGCTACAGCAGGGGGAATTGCAGTTATCTTCGTTTTAGGTATATTTTTCTATGGTTCATACCAAGGGGTTGGAGCTGGAGGCTAA
- the mtnP gene encoding S-methyl-5'-thioadenosine phosphorylase — protein MNKEHLLPIEKSKLGVIGGSGFYSMDQLEYLRELEINTPYGKPSDSIKVYNLGNLEIAFIPRHGRSHSLNPSEIPYKANIWALRSIGVRWIIAPSAVGSLQEQIRPLDIVVPDQFIDRTKNRPATFFNEGAVAHVTMGDPFCTNLSRILSEIGEKNIPGGRQLHRGGTYLAMEGPAFSTRAESNLYRSWGCSIIGMTNHTEARLAKEAEIAYSSLSMVTDYDCWHQTHQEVSVEMVLDNLRSNTEVANKIIFEIAKLIEKERPKSKSHFSLKDGLITQKENIPSSTKEKLRIFTDAY, from the coding sequence ATGAATAAAGAACATTTATTGCCAATTGAAAAATCAAAATTAGGAGTGATTGGTGGAAGTGGATTTTATTCAATGGATCAACTAGAGTACTTAAGAGAATTAGAAATCAATACTCCCTATGGTAAACCTTCTGATTCAATAAAAGTATATAATCTTGGAAACCTAGAGATAGCATTTATTCCTAGACATGGCAGGTCACATAGTTTAAATCCTTCTGAAATCCCTTACAAAGCTAATATTTGGGCTCTAAGATCAATAGGAGTCAGATGGATTATTGCCCCATCAGCAGTTGGTTCATTACAAGAACAGATAAGGCCACTTGATATAGTGGTTCCAGATCAATTTATAGACCGAACAAAAAATAGACCCGCAACCTTCTTTAACGAGGGGGCTGTTGCTCACGTAACTATGGGAGATCCCTTCTGCACAAATTTATCACGTATATTAAGTGAAATCGGAGAAAAAAATATTCCTGGCGGTAGACAATTGCATAGAGGGGGTACCTATCTAGCAATGGAAGGTCCAGCTTTCTCAACTAGAGCAGAATCTAATTTATATAGGAGTTGGGGATGTTCAATAATTGGAATGACGAACCACACAGAAGCAAGATTAGCTAAAGAAGCTGAAATAGCTTACTCCTCCTTATCTATGGTTACTGATTATGATTGCTGGCATCAAACTCATCAAGAAGTTTCTGTAGAGATGGTTTTGGACAATCTTAGATCAAATACTGAAGTGGCTAATAAAATAATATTTGAAATAGCTAAATTAATTGAAAAAGAAAGACCAAAAAGTAAGTCTCATTTTTCATTAAAAGATGGATTGATAACCCAAAAAGAAAATATCCCAAGCTCCACAAAAGAGAAACTAAGAATATTTACTGATGCTTATTAG
- the selD gene encoding selenide, water dikinase SelD, which yields MAFNHLVLIGGGHSNVSLLKKWLMFPKLMPEIPVSIISRDSHLVYSAMFPSVISKSITLEESLIDIKSLAKNAKVSFIEEEVKDIDFNLKKIVLSNRPSVNYSKLVLNYGSQTIIPKEFESLVKNRNAFLIKPFLSAYESILKEDIFDSVNELPFVVVGSGLAAIEVSYALRKRWGDRPLKLLCDSRKINKKILKSLRNSNIDLVEKLNFDYGKILLCTGNTSPLWAQKKLLDSDSYGRIITNQNLQIKSFSGIFAVGDCAVVGSAKRPASGVFAVKVVNTLVQNLKKDIEGRSLKKWFPQKIGLQIVNIFPSHQPKAFAIYRNFVFGPSFIFWILKHKIDLNFMKKFRSKRLIMKSSEKNISLNDCRGCAAKIPQFVLNKSLINSNLNSFASSPEDSVEIYQNGQDIILQSVDGFPALVSDPWLNAKITTLHACSDLWASGAKLSSAQALISLPKVEREFQIYLFSQSLQGIKSTVEDHGSELLGGHTFEARSLVNKPYSLGIDISLTVQGILKNGAKPWLKSGMNIGDILMMSRPLGVGIYFAGQTQNINMLSSSSEVINNLVESQQYLLDEIYLFQNQFKESLVNAATDITGYGFIGHLKEMVESSNLYRQSNNLEPLKVLLDLFAFKAYPGVFDLIRKDVKSTFFESNKEIFDKIYKVNKQKRIINFLNANSLDQETFNERISLLLDPQTCGPLLISCNRKYENVLKDKWYKVGEVVKM from the coding sequence ATGGCTTTTAATCATCTGGTACTAATTGGAGGAGGACACTCAAATGTTTCTTTATTGAAGAAATGGTTAATGTTTCCGAAATTAATGCCAGAAATTCCTGTTTCAATTATATCTAGAGATTCTCATTTGGTTTATTCGGCTATGTTCCCATCGGTGATTTCAAAATCAATCACTTTAGAAGAGAGTTTAATTGATATAAAATCTTTAGCAAAAAATGCAAAAGTATCTTTTATAGAAGAAGAAGTAAAGGATATTGATTTCAATTTAAAGAAAATTGTTTTAAGTAATAGACCTTCAGTTAATTATTCGAAGTTGGTGCTTAATTATGGAAGTCAAACAATAATTCCAAAAGAATTTGAATCACTAGTGAAAAATCGAAATGCTTTTTTAATTAAACCTTTTTTAAGCGCTTATGAATCAATACTAAAAGAGGACATTTTTGATTCAGTTAATGAACTTCCATTTGTAGTTGTTGGGAGTGGCCTTGCTGCAATTGAAGTATCATATGCCTTGAGAAAAAGATGGGGAGATAGACCTTTAAAACTATTATGTGATTCAAGAAAAATAAATAAAAAAATTCTAAAAAGTTTACGGAATTCCAATATTGATTTAGTTGAAAAACTTAACTTTGATTATGGCAAGATTCTTTTATGTACTGGAAATACATCTCCGTTATGGGCACAAAAAAAATTATTAGATTCGGATTCTTATGGCAGAATAATTACAAATCAGAATTTACAGATAAAAAGCTTCTCTGGAATCTTTGCTGTCGGGGATTGCGCAGTTGTAGGTTCAGCAAAAAGACCAGCATCGGGAGTTTTTGCCGTAAAAGTTGTAAACACATTAGTACAAAATCTAAAAAAAGATATAGAAGGGAGATCATTAAAAAAGTGGTTTCCTCAAAAGATCGGATTGCAAATAGTAAATATATTTCCAAGCCATCAACCAAAGGCTTTTGCTATTTATCGCAATTTTGTTTTTGGCCCTTCTTTTATTTTTTGGATTTTAAAGCATAAAATTGATCTCAACTTTATGAAAAAGTTCAGATCAAAAAGGCTAATTATGAAAAGTAGTGAAAAAAATATTTCATTGAATGATTGCAGAGGATGTGCAGCTAAAATTCCTCAGTTTGTTTTGAATAAATCATTAATAAATTCTAATTTAAATTCTTTTGCCTCATCACCTGAAGATTCAGTTGAGATATATCAAAATGGTCAAGATATTATCTTGCAAAGTGTAGATGGATTTCCTGCTTTGGTAAGTGATCCTTGGCTAAATGCAAAAATTACTACTTTGCATGCTTGCTCAGATTTGTGGGCAAGCGGAGCAAAACTTTCATCCGCGCAGGCTTTAATTTCATTACCAAAAGTTGAAAGGGAATTTCAGATTTACCTCTTTTCTCAATCACTTCAAGGTATTAAATCAACAGTTGAGGATCATGGAAGTGAATTACTTGGAGGCCATACTTTCGAGGCAAGAAGTTTAGTTAATAAACCTTATTCATTAGGAATAGATATTTCTTTAACAGTTCAAGGTATTTTAAAAAATGGAGCAAAACCATGGCTTAAATCTGGAATGAATATTGGAGATATTCTCATGATGTCTAGACCTCTTGGCGTTGGGATTTACTTTGCTGGTCAAACGCAAAATATTAATATGCTAAGTAGTTCTTCTGAAGTAATTAATAATTTAGTAGAGAGTCAGCAATATTTGCTTGATGAAATTTATCTTTTTCAAAATCAATTTAAAGAATCATTAGTCAATGCTGCTACTGATATTACTGGATATGGATTTATTGGACACCTTAAAGAAATGGTTGAATCATCTAATTTATATAGGCAAAGCAATAATCTTGAGCCACTAAAAGTTTTATTAGATTTATTTGCATTTAAAGCTTATCCTGGAGTATTTGATTTAATAAGAAAAGATGTTAAAAGTACTTTCTTTGAATCTAATAAAGAAATTTTTGACAAAATTTATAAAGTAAACAAGCAAAAAAGAATAATTAATTTTTTAAACGCAAATTCATTAGATCAAGAGACTTTTAACGAGAGAATATCATTACTATTAGATCCTCAAACATGTGGCCCCTTGTTGATTAGTTGCAATCGTAAATATGAAAATGTTCTAAAGGATAAATGGTACAAGGTTGGAGAGGTTGTAAAAATGTAA